In Microcella indica, the genomic window GACGCTCACTGCGGCCGTCGACGCTCGACTGCGGGCGGCGGGACTGCTGCAGTAGTCGCTCGTTCGCTCCACCTCAGTGCCGCCGTCGGCGGCCAGTCATGCACGCACGACAGCGCATCCCCGCATTCTTGTGGCATATCGCCAAGCCTTCCCGCCTCCCCGTGGTCGATAGGCTGACATCGTGACCGACTCTGCTCCCTCCCCCGCCCCCGACCTGTCGACGACGGCCGGCAAGATCGCCGACCTGAAGGTGCGCTACCACGAGGCCGTGACCGCGAGCGGCGAGGCCGCGATCGAGAAGCAGCACGCCAAAGGCAAGATGACGGCGCGCGAACGCATCGACACGCTCCTCGACCACGGCAGCTTCGTCGAGCTCGACGAGTTCGTGCGGCACCGCACGCACGCCTTCGGCATGGACGCCAAGCGGCCGTACGGCGATGCGGTCGTCACGGGCACCGGCACGATCCACGGCCGCCAGGTGGCCGTCTACAGCCAGGACTTCACGATCTTCGGCGGCTCGCTCGGCGAGGTGGCCGGCGAGAAGATCATCAAGGTCATGGAGCTCGCCCTCAAGACGGGCGTGCCCATCATCGGCATTCTCGACTCGGGCGGCGCGCGCATCCAGGAGGGCGTCGTCGCGCTCGGCAAGTACGGCGAGATCTTCCGCCGCAACACGGCCGCGAGCGGCGTGATCCCGCAGATCTCCATCATCTGCGGTCCCGCTGCGGGCGGTGCCGTATACTCCCCCGCCCTCACCGACTTCGTCATCATGGTCGACAAGACGAGCCAGATGTTCGTCACCGGCCCCGACGTCATCAAGACCGTCACGGGTGAGGACGTCGGCATGGAGGAGCTCGGCGGCGCGCTCACCCACAACCGCACTTCCGGCGTCTCGCACTACCTCGCGAGCGACGAGAACGATGCCTTCGACTACGCGCGGGCCCTGCTGAGCTACCTGCCCGACAACAACCTCGCCGAGCTGCCGCAGTACGAATCCTCGGCCGAGCTCGAGATCACCGACGCCGACCGTCGGCTCAACACGATGGTGCCCGACAGCCCCAACCAGCCGTACGACGTCGTCGACATCATCGACCACGTGGTCGACGACGGCTCCTTCCTCGAGGTGCAGCCGCTCTTCGCCCCCAACATCGTCGTCGGCTTCGCCCGCGTGGAGGGCCGCAGCGTCGGCGTCATCGCCAACCAGCCGAACGCGATGGCCGGCACCCTCAACATCGACGCTGGTGAGAAGGCCAGCCGCTTCGTGCGCTTCTGCGACGCCTTCTCGATTCCCGTGCTGACCCTCGTCGACGTGCCCGGCTACCTGCCCGGCACCGACCAGGAGTGGCAGGGCGTCATCCGTCGCGGCGCGAAGCTCCTCTACGCCTACGCCGAGGCGACCGTGCCCCTCATCACCGTCATCACGCGCAAGGCCTACGGGGGCGCGTACATCGTCATGGGCTCCAAGCAGCTCGGTGCCGACATGAACCTCGCCTGGCCGACCGCGGAGATCGCCGTCATGGGCGGGCAGGGTGCGGTGAACATCCTGTACCGCAACGAGATCAAGACGGCCGAAGCGGCGGGTGAGGATGTCGCGGCCGTGCGCGCACGGCTCGCGAACGAGTACACGTACGACGTGGCGAGCCCGTTCCTCGCCGCCGAGCGCGGCGAGTTGGACGGCATCATCGAGCCCGCCGCCACGCGCGTGTCGATCATCAAGGCGCTGCGCGCCCTCAAGACGAAGCGCGCGAGCCTGCCGGCGAAGAAGCACGGGAACATCCCGCTGTGACCGGCGACGCGACAGCGGCCTCGGCCGAGAGCGAGACGGCGCCCCGCGTGACCGTGGTCGCGGGCAGCCCGACCGAGGTCGAGCTCGCCGCCGCGCACGCCGTCATCGCCGCGGTGCTCGCCGAGCAGCACGAGCGCGGCGTGGAGCGGGTCGACCCGCCCGTCGACCACTGGTCCTCGCGCGCGCGCCAGATGCGCCAGCCCCTCGCCCCCGGGCCCGGCGCGTGGGCGGCCTCGCGCGGCATGCGCGGCTGACGGGCGCCCTCGCACCCCCTCTGACCGCCTTCTCCACCGCTCTGACGGTCTTCTCCACCGCCCGGACTCTGACCCCCCGAACGAGGGGTTTGTCCCCCGTTCTCCTCACCATACCCCTCGTACTACCCCCATTTTCCGCGGTTCTTGTCCCCCGTTCTCGTGAAAATGTCCCCCTGGGTGTCCCCCAAAGTGACGACTGTCCTCCGACAGCAGGAGTGGCAGAGTACTTATTGCTAGGTGTCGCTCATTGAGCACACCGCCCATCACAGGCCGCTCGGGTAAGCGGCTGGAGATTGGGGGGCGAGTTAGGTTGACATTCGGGTTGTCGGTCTAACTCGATACGTAGCGAAGGGCCGGAGTTGGGTACTCCGGCCCTTCGATCGTTAACCGGCCCGCGAGCTGCGACAGGGCGCTACTGCGCTGAGGCCGGCGCCGAGACGGTCGCCCGCGGGATCTCGAGCCACAGCGCGACCTCCTCGTCGTCCTCATCGTCGTCGTACCCCGAGCCCGCGTCGTCGTAGCCGTGACTGCCGTGGCGCTCGGCCGCTGCCGTGGCCGACGCCGCGAGCTCGGGCACCGGGCTCAACCCGACGACCGTCACCGCGATGTCGGACTCGGCAGGAGCGGTGCGCGCGATGACCCGCTGAGCGCTGGTCGTGCGCAGTGCTTCGGCGAGAGTGTTGAGCACAGCATCCCGAGCCCGCTCGTCGAGGTCGTCGAGTCCGCCCTCATCGAAGAGCGTGACCGCCACACCGCGCCGCCGCGCCGCCATGACCTCGCGGCGCATCGCATCGTTGAGCAGGCTGCGACCGCGGATCTCGTCACGGATGGCGCCCTCGAGGTTGAGGCACTCCTGACGCTGCTCGTCGGTCAGCTCGCCACCCGTCGACTCGATGATGCGCAGCATGGGCGCGGCCATCGTGCCCGTCTGGCCCAGCCGGAACTGCCGCTCGTACAGGTGGGCCTCCTGCGCCGCCTGCCAATCGGTCGCCTCGCGCTCGGCCTGTGCGAACCGAGCAGCATCGCGCGACGCCTTGAGCATCGCGACCGAGAGGATGTGCGACACGGCGACCCACGACACGCTGCCGATGGCGCCCGTGCCGAGCAGGAGCACGACGCCCCCCATTCCGCCGCCCCAGATCACCGTCTGCACGACGAGCGCCACGATGCCCGCCCAGGCGTAGCTGTGACGGCGGCGCGTCGACGTGATCGTCATGAGCGTGCCGATCGCCGCCACGTACCAGGTCGAGTAGCCGAGCCCGCCCTCGCGAGCCGGG contains:
- a CDS encoding acyl-CoA carboxylase subunit beta, with product MTDSAPSPAPDLSTTAGKIADLKVRYHEAVTASGEAAIEKQHAKGKMTARERIDTLLDHGSFVELDEFVRHRTHAFGMDAKRPYGDAVVTGTGTIHGRQVAVYSQDFTIFGGSLGEVAGEKIIKVMELALKTGVPIIGILDSGGARIQEGVVALGKYGEIFRRNTAASGVIPQISIICGPAAGGAVYSPALTDFVIMVDKTSQMFVTGPDVIKTVTGEDVGMEELGGALTHNRTSGVSHYLASDENDAFDYARALLSYLPDNNLAELPQYESSAELEITDADRRLNTMVPDSPNQPYDVVDIIDHVVDDGSFLEVQPLFAPNIVVGFARVEGRSVGVIANQPNAMAGTLNIDAGEKASRFVRFCDAFSIPVLTLVDVPGYLPGTDQEWQGVIRRGAKLLYAYAEATVPLITVITRKAYGGAYIVMGSKQLGADMNLAWPTAEIAVMGGQGAVNILYRNEIKTAEAAGEDVAAVRARLANEYTYDVASPFLAAERGELDGIIEPAATRVSIIKALRALKTKRASLPAKKHGNIPL
- a CDS encoding acyl-CoA carboxylase epsilon subunit, which produces MTGDATAASAESETAPRVTVVAGSPTEVELAAAHAVIAAVLAEQHERGVERVDPPVDHWSSRARQMRQPLAPGPGAWAASRGMRG